In Trifolium pratense cultivar HEN17-A07 linkage group LG7, ARS_RC_1.1, whole genome shotgun sequence, a genomic segment contains:
- the LOC123894057 gene encoding uncharacterized protein LOC123894057, with amino-acid sequence MRAPAILAQCLPGLVTHDRGSLSISSIPEKDIHLVSPAVEIIPSKAFHSDKDTGENIDHFKGIVSVADIIGFSGSETSSRPDGYLKSWASSIDLVNVLKNEIRDGQLTFRGKRVLELNCNYGLPGIFACLKGASLVHFQDQNAETVRCTTVPNVLANLKQARDRQSRQPESPLPLTPSRQTLAPTVKFYAGDWEELPGVLSTVKNDGYEVTPGMSLSFSEEDFMDGCSSQDGSIIGRESSSRRSQKLSGSRAWERANEADQGDRGYDIILMTEIPYSVTSLKKLYALIKKCIRPPYGVVYLAPTKKHYVGFSNGVRQLRNLVDEEGVFGVHLVKDLADRDIWKFFHK; translated from the exons ATGCGTGCACCGGCAATACTTGCACAATGCTTGCCTGGCCTAGTAACTCATGATCGTGGAAGTCTCAGTATATCCTCCATTCCTGAGAAAGATATTCATCTTGTGTCACCAGCAGTGGAGATTATTCCTTCGAAG GCATTTCACTCGGACAAGGACACTGGGGAAAATATTGACCATTTTAAG GGAATAGTGAGTGTTGCTGATATCATAGGGTTCAGTGGTTCAGAGACATCCTCAAGACCAGACG GCTATCTAAAATCCTGGGCCAGTTCCATTGATCTTGTCAATGTTCTTAAGAATGAGATTCGTGATGGGCAACTGACCTTCAGAGGAAAAAGAGTTCTTGAG CTCAATTGCAACTATGGACTTCCTGGAATCTTTGCTTGCTTGAAG GGAGCTTCCCTGGTGCATTTTCAAGATCAAAATGCAGAAACTGTAAGATGCACAACTGTACCGAATGTCCTTGCTAATCTCAAGCAAGCTCGAGATAGGCAGAGTCGACAACCAGAGTCTCCCCTTCCCCTTACTCCTTCAAGACAGACTTTAGCACCAACAGTTAAATTTTATGCTGGGGACTGGGAAGAATTACCTGGTGTGTTGTCTACTGTGAAAAATGATGGATATGAAGTGACGCCTGGAATGAGTTTGAGCTTCTCCGAGGAAGATTTTATGGATGGATGTAGTAGCCAAGATGGTAGCATCATTGGGCGCGAATCTAGTTCGAGAAGGTCTCAAAAACTCTCAGGGAGTCGAGCATGGGAAAGAGCTAATGAAGCAGATCAGGGGGATCGCGGCTATGATATTATTTTAATGACAGAGATTCCATACTCAGTTACCTCTTTGAAGAAGTTGTATGCTCTCATCAAGAAG TGTATAAGGCCTCCATACGGTGTGGTATATCTAGCTCCAACTAAGAAGCACTATGTTGGCTTTAGTAATGGAGTACGACAGCTGAGAAATCTGGTAGACGAGGAGGGCGTTTTTGGAGTTCATTTGGTTAAGGATTTGGCTGACAGAGATATCTGGAAGTTCTTTCACAAGTGA